The following DNA comes from Hordeum vulgare subsp. vulgare chromosome 3H, MorexV3_pseudomolecules_assembly, whole genome shotgun sequence.
TTTTTTCACAAAATTGATGAAGCTTTTTTTTCTAAATTCATGAACTATTTCTCAAATAGGCGAACTTTTCTTGAAAGTTAATGAGCCTTTTATAAAATTGATGATATGTTATTCTAAATATTGATGAACTATTACTTAAACCGTAATTTTGGTATTCTAAACTATTTTTCAATTTATTGAATAAGTTTCAAAAGAATAATAAAGATCAAAACGGAGAAAATGAATTTAAGAAAAGTTCAAGGttttaaaaatcatgaatttttaaaaatgaaaataggtgaaaaataaaacaaaagaaaagagaagCTGACAGGCAAAATTTAAACCAAAATAGGGAACCGTTGTGTTTCTTATATAACGGAAATATCATACTTGAATTTGTCATATCTTGTAATGTGTCCTATTGGTCACATCGTACATACGAAAGTTGATGTGAAAGGTCCATATTACCCTTTATACGGTATGTAAAGAGAGTTGTACCGAAGCGGGACTCTTATTTTATATTGTATGAAAAAAAATGCACCCAGCCTCTGCGTCAAAATGATGCCATATTACATAATCAAATGCAACCCAAGGAACTATAAGTAAAAGCCAGATTACAGCAAGGCCAACGTATACATCCAGATTTTGAACTAGAGAGCATTGCTGTTTCATTCATCTCGGCCATCTTGTTCTCATTGATGAAGGCAACTAAAAAAGTTTACATTTTGAAAGATCAATGATATTTCATCACTTACACATGGAGTTTGCACCGGCTCAAATTGTCGAAGATGCTCATATAGATAGGATATTTGTGCATGCGTTCTTGGGGTTGTGTGTGCATGCGCGCCCATGCGTGCGAGCGAGCGAGCGGCGTGCGTGTGTCTAAAAAAACAAGTTTATCCAATACATCTATTAAAATTTGAAAGTGTAAGTAAGAGTTTATGTGGTGGATGGAAGTCCCTCTAGGTTGGTGCATGCCCAAAATTTGTTTCGAAACAAAATAAACATATGTAATCAAATTATCCATAATACATTTAGTCAAACATTCATAGTTTAACAAAATAATATAATCCATATAGGTTTCAAACATGCATGGTATGCAAATGTAGCTAGGCATACACCGGTGTGTGGTGCATGTACAAGCCAATACACATACACACAATACTAGCAGAAGAGATGCAAGCCAAACGAGGCAAAGCAAGCAAACTTTCTTGCATTCACGCTGAAAAATAAAATGAGGTGCAAACCAATATAGATGTTGGTATATATCGAGCGATCTTGTGATGGATGATTAATTagtgcatacacacacacacacacacacacacacacacacacacacacagatatatatatatatatatatatatatatatatatgttgtcttGGATCATCTGATTATAAGTACTTCAACATGCCATCTGTTGCACCGCGGTTGCTCTGGTCGTTGTTGCTCGGACCGGTCCCAACGTCCTCATATGACACCATGGATGACGGCCCGCTTCCAGTGTTCTTCTGGAAGATCCTGCAAACCACATACTCCTACCAACATACATAAATTGAATCAGTGCAAATAAATCATGGTCAATAGCTAGGTACGTACGTACATACGACCACATTCATGATTCAGGAGTATGTGCTACCATACTCTAGGTTTAAATACCTTGGAAGACATGTTAATGGCAGCGGCATTTGCGATGGAGGTGGGCAGGCCGGATGTTGACTGCTTGCTGATCTCGAGCCTGTACTCGTGCATGACCCAGTTGGTCTTCTCCCCGCTGGGAGCTCTGCCCTTGTAGAACACCAATGTTTTCTTCATGCCGATGAGCATGGACGTGCAATGTGGGTTGAAGATTTCCTTGTCCTTTCCCGTGGCCTTCCAGTAGCCAACCTTCGTGGCCCGGTTGGTTCGTATCCCGGTGGGGTACTTGCGGTCCTTTTGGCAGTAGAAGTACCACTCATTCTGacccatcttggccttcttgGGAAGCTCCCATGGCTCGTTCTTGTTCATGTCCACCTCCCCGATCGCCGTGGCTTCGAACGCTGGGTTGAGAACCTTAGGGGCAAGGTAGGAGGTGATGATCTCCTCATCAGTAGGGTGGAACCTGAACCCCGGTGGAAGCTccaactgttgttgttgttgctgctgaacTTGAAGGTGGCCTGCCATGGCGGTGGCTCTATGGGATGCAATTGGCTATGTGGTGGTGTACACACTCGAGATCACTTATGCAACTATGGAAGGAATTTAATGAGCTAGATATATGAGGGGGAGGCGCTTAAATAGGTATGAATGCGTGCACTGGCAAGTCGCTTGCCATAGAAGTGATATTTTCTAGCCTTTGTTTAATTTAGTTCCTACTGGCAGTGGATGGATAGAGATAGCTTCCTCGTCTTTACAACTATGCTCCGTTTGTCCTATTATCTGGGTCACACCCTGGTAATGACAGGTGATGGGTCTCTCGAGCCTTTCTAGGCTAACGCCATGCTAgattgcacatttggttttgcttTCATTCTTGTTAGCGTATGCATATATGGTCCTCACGCTACCCGCCTGCTCGTCCCATCTACATGTTTCTGTTGTTGCTGCCACCTACCTTTGTGATGCAAAACAAATATACACCAACATTTGTATGTATCTACCAGTTGCGTGCGCATTTGTAGCCTTACTACTGGGGGGACTGCTCTGCGCAGGCCGAATCCGCATGCGGGCTGCCCGATCCGTTAGATTGGATTTGGTTTGTTCGTTAGATCGTCCATGCAAGAAAAAATCTTGATGGTAGCAAAAATAAACAGTGGTGTAGGAAATTTCGGCTACGGATGCAGTGAAAATATGATTATAACAAAAAAATATTAAAGTGGTTGTATTAAAAAACGACGCTGTTGATGtatggtagcaaaacaaaatgtgGGTTGTAGTAAAATAATCcgatgaactcgggttgcaactctgacgaacgtgcatgcaacttttttagtgaatggttgtaacaaaaattgatatcggttgtagcaaaaatcaacaccggttgtagcaaaaagatTCAACGAAATCGAGTTGCAATTAAACGTGGATGCGGCTTTTTTAATGAATAAAATGTAGCAAAATTACCCACGGTTGCACTAAAAAATCCTGTcggtagtaccaaaaaatgatacacAGTTGCAACAAAAATGATGCCTCgcagaaaaaaaagaagagggtCCACGCACGGGGATCGCACAACGCGCACGACCGGCCGAAGCGTTTGGCTGGCGCGTCGTCGGAAAACGTTTTTCTTACAATTGTCTAGTTTGTATGGCGTTTAATCGAGATGTATCATGTGTCCAGTATATGTAACGTACATTTCAACCTTATGTATTTACCACATACTATGTTTTTTagaagaaaacaaattaccatATATAAAGCTCCTGCATGTTTATTCAAAATGGTGTATGCTTCCAAAGTCCCCGGCCACTCTGATAGATGGTACATTTCTCTATAGTTAGCCTAATCTCTATCAATACATGGAAAGATAATTCATCATGTGGGGCGCGAGGTAGTATATGCGGGTGTCAGCTACATCCAGGGACACGTTGCTCCTGTAGTATGCACACAAGCACCACACGGCGCGGCCATGGAACAAGATGATTAATCTCTATCTCCCACAAAGCCATGGCGCCATTGGATGAGTTACCAGCAGGATACGTGCCCAGCCGTTGCTGAATCCCCAAATGCGTGCGTGGGACCGGTGAGCTTCACTCTCTTGATGCACATACATGCATTATATGTGTACCAACGCACGCCACTGACATCTTTCTGGAGATAAACCATTTGTTGTTTACTTTTATTTGCTTTCCAAGTCATCTTTTGTCTACCGGCGTACGTTCGAATGCGTGTCACACACATCACCGGCCTATTCACTTTTTATAGAAAACCTTACACGAGATGTATGGATCTATGTGCTTATCAACACAATGCTTTGGCCATAtcccaactttgcatgcatctccTCGCGGTTCTACAACCAGCTGGTCTATTGCGCCAAATGGCGTGTAAGGCCGAAATTGGCGTAATGTGCAAATTTAGTAAGACCAAATTGTTGATAAATATTTCTGATTGGCATAAAATGTTATTTGGATGGGGTCTTGTGGAGCACAATGACATGTTCGGATCTGCGCGTGTTTGATCCTTAATCCTTATGGGTGTCATTTAACCATATCGGTTAATTTCACATGATTGGACGTGTGTGTCTCACACTTTTCTTATTCCTTAACTAAAAATCAGCAGGTCTCTTCCTCTAGTTCTCTATTTTATTCAATAATGTTAGTCATgttatacgaagcaaaatgagaaaTTTAAAAGCCAACAGATTTTTTTAACCTATCCTGTGAACATGTTTTATATATTGTGCGCTAGGATGCCTCAAACTGTAAATATTGTTTGCTTCACGAAACAAATATGTGTTCCAAAAATTAAGTGTTAGTTCAAAGACACAATTTTAGTGAGTTCATATAGGTCCCCAAGAAATAGATATTATCCTATAGCGATACTATATCATAGGTATAAAATCGACAAAAGCATAACTGTACCGAGGTCCACATCCACTATAATGCTAACTGTAACtctaatgataactatcctaatCATGATAAGGTTGATATGAATACTCTGAAATGCTACATGCTTAAGAGAATAACTAAAACCATACAACCAACCACATAGGTGACACATAGTTGAGATTGGAGGAGAGGACCCAAGGGAACCCAAATTAATCCTCCTCCGACTTTATCGTGCGTAGGCGAGGGAGGCATTCTGGACTCCTTCGGTAGTTATCTACCTCAGCACGAGCGGTAGTGGAATGAGCAACACTACATTTAGCTTTGGTAATAACATTTTTTCCTTTGATGCAGTAGTAGCCTTGGCAACATTTGCATCCTCTTGTTCGACCTTATTTACTTCCCATGGCACATTGATAGTGTTCCCCTGCATGGTCACATTTGTATCGATGTGTGCGACCTCCTCCATTATAGGGTGCTCGACATTGTCATCTTCCTCCATTAGCATGTCCCAATGAAAAAAATATCAAGGGTTTTATTGAACTCCAACATTCCTTCTACTTTCTAACTATTAGTAGTTCACCACCTGCCTACAGATGTGTTGTCACCTTGTTGCAACTTAAAATGTTGTAAATCAGTATAAGTTTGTTCTATGGGGAAACAAACACATGGAATCAAAACCCATGTTGTAAAAGGTAATGTTAAATAAAAAAACATTTaacttatcaactttggatgacaTTAACTTAAGTTTAGAGTAAGTAAAGGATAATAAATGACGACAGCCAAAATACTAATGCACCACTTTGATCAATGGTTGATGTCAACACCAATAAGGTAAACAAAATCATATTTTAGTGCCATGAGAATAACTAACAATATTGCAAAGGCACAAGCCTCTGATCAGACAATATTGTTGTttccaaccacacacacacacgcgaAATAAATTTAAGGTCGCTCCCTAGCCATATTACCGTGTCAAAGAAAAACCGAAAACTATATGTTTATTATTCAAGGAAAAAATAATCGTTTGCTAAAGCACATCAAGATGAGACATAGATAAGTCACATTTAACCTCCCTAAAACATAATTTGAGTGCTACAAGATTCATGCTCGACAATATGAGTTCGTCTATGCATGCATTGGACAGGTTTACTAGTTGTTTTTGTTTCTCGTTTCTGATTCCTATTGTCTTGAGAGGAGCCATGCAGCTTTGACTTATGTTGTGGGCCATTATCCTTGTTTTTTTATTTCAAGTGGTCTGTTATATGTGTTGGACTATGGTACACATTTTTTTTCTATCTACAAGTGGTATTGTTTGTTACATTGTCGAACTATGTCGTCCGAGTGCTTTTCACTGTCGGTGTAAAAGCCTTATCTCTTTGTGTGTAAAAAAATGTTTACATATGTATTTCACATGACTATTCATGTGAAAGTTACTATAACATTAATCATATTAAGTTTATCTAGCCATCAAGCTGTGGGATCTTTTTTTTTATCAAATTTATGTAATAAGATGTGTACAAAACTTTTTTTCTACCACCTATCGATGGGGTGCTCATGGAGTGTTGTTTAGTTCAACACATGATTAGTTGCATATTCACATCGAGACATGTAATTGTATGCATTATAATATGTTTGCACCTAGACACAATATACATCTCATGCAATTGCAAGGGTTACAAAGCCATTGTAGTAGGGAGCAAATGTCGGATAGTTGCAACTCCGTCGCTAGGCATGCAACTGCACGCATCATAACCCATCTGGATCTACAAACAATACACCTACCACACAACTACAAGGCGTACAATGCGACTACAATGAGGAAAGAGATTTGCGGTGCATGTCGTGTGGTGCTACGGGTGTGCTTGTGGTGGCGACGTTGCACTTTGCTTATTTTTTTGTCTTTTTGTTCTCCAATTGCCCGAGAACAACATATTAAGACCAtccattttcagaaaaatatgatCAATTGCATGTCCACGGTTAGACATGCAACAGCACGGATTCTAACCCACCTGCcattgcatgcaaaacagataccACACAACTGAAAGGGGCACAACTTGGGAGGGGTCGACCATTTACATTTCCACCACTCGACATGCATTTGCATGTGTCATAGTCCGATTGCGACTGCACAAGATATAGATACCTCACAACTGCAAGGGGTACAATGCGACTGCAACTGGTGAAGGGATGTGGGGTTGCGTGACATATGGTGCTACTCGCATGGCATGTTGACTGTGTTTATTGTATTTATATTTATGTGGATCACAACAACCAACTCGTACATGCGTGACATTCTTTCTTTAAACTGCATGCAACGCCATTTCTGTCGTTTAGTTACTAATTTACTGAGGAAATAAGAACAAAAACACCGAACCTAGAAAATCAATTGCAGACAACTCAAAACCCAACCCAATAGTTGGGACAAAAGGCTTgagcaaaaaacaaaaaacaatgataatggaaaagatataTAATAAGGAGGAAAGGAATATAAAAGGGTAACATAACACTTAGACGTGCTCTAACTCACAAAGAATAGTGTAAG
Coding sequences within:
- the LOC123439380 gene encoding NAC domain-containing protein 100-like → MAGHLQVQQQQQQQLELPPGFRFHPTDEEIITSYLAPKVLNPAFEATAIGEVDMNKNEPWELPKKAKMGQNEWYFYCQKDRKYPTGIRTNRATKVGYWKATGKDKEIFNPHCTSMLIGMKKTLVFYKGRAPSGEKTNWVMHEYRLEISKQSTSGLPTSIANAAAINMSSKEYVVCRIFQKNTGSGPSSMVSYEDVGTGPSNNDQSNRGATDGMLKYL